From the genome of Vigna angularis cultivar LongXiaoDou No.4 chromosome 11, ASM1680809v1, whole genome shotgun sequence, one region includes:
- the LOC108332875 gene encoding transcription factor MYB4: protein MVKNTNSEKSGLRKGTWTPEEDKKLIAYVTRYGHWNWNLLPKFAGLERCGKSCRLRWLNYLRPNIKRGNYTKEEDDTIIKLLQSLGNRWSAIAAQLPGRTDNEIKNYWHTNLKKRYQLLKPQAHSKDQSPHEQGPNPNNNIAPTSQSIDSSTTATSTSSSQLSITTGTKENFFDTIPDDDNFSFVDAYQLEPVNESFFLEPYMVDISCLPSDILVPEPDYFSPVSDIELWSHSNIYYA from the exons ATGGTGAAAAACACTAACTCTGAAAAAAGTGGCCTTAGGAAAGGAACATGGACCCCAGAGGAAGATAAAAAATTGATTGCTTATGTTACGAGATACGGTCACTGGAATTGGAACCTACTCCCCAAGTTTGCAG GTCTTGAGAGGTGTGGAAAAAGTTGCAGGCTAAGATGGCTGAATTACTTGAGGCCAAATATCAAAAGAGGAAACTACactaaagaagaagatgatacCATTATCAAACTTCTCCAAAGTCTCGGTAACAG ATGGTCTGCCATTGCTGCTCAGCTGCCAGGAAGAACAGACAATGAAATTAAGAATTATTGGCACACCAATCTCAAGAAACGATATCAACTTCTCAAACCTCAAGCCCACTCAAAGGATCAATCACCACATGAACAAGGACCAAACCCTAACAATAATATCGCACCAACTTCTCAATCCATCGATTCAAGCACAACAGCAACATCAACATCCTCGTCCCAACTCTCTATAACTACTGGTACCAAAGAAAATTTTTTTGATACCATTCCTGATGatgataatttttcttttgtggaTGCATACCAACTAGAGCCTGTGAATGAAAGCTTCTTCTTGGAACCATATATGGTTGACATATCGTGCCTTCCTTCTGATATTTTGGTGCCTGAACCCGATTACTTCAGCCCTGTTTCTGACATAGAACTTTGGAGTCACAGTAATATATACTATGCGTGA